The following are from one region of the Salvia splendens isolate huo1 chromosome 2, SspV2, whole genome shotgun sequence genome:
- the LOC121785474 gene encoding uncharacterized protein LOC121785474: MAAARGFTTPPFGVMRRADVEALSWKNGLTLDVRRKKRRLFSIKCCCSGRNNDKCLDPNTRPHYRARAPAMPFTSSKFKFVSKQYKFFSRCTPRNSGPQFRDSPPKRDTGIANEKDWGINLLNDSANETGTNEDGSTWYRESGEDLGDNGYRCRWSRMGGQSADTTSEWKETWWEKSDWTGYKELGVEKSGRNAEGDSWWETWREVLHQDEWSNLARIERSAQKQAKSGTEKAGWYENWWEKYDAKGWTEKGAHKYGRLNEQSWWEKWGEHYDGRGSILKWTDKWAETEIGTKWGDKWEEKFFAGIGSRLGETWHVSPTSDRWSRTWGEEHFGNGKVHKYGKSTTGESWDIVVDEETYYEADPHYGWADVVGDSNQLLSIQPRERPPGVFPTLDFGSSLPPPAENGDTSSDPE; this comes from the exons ATGGCGGCAGCGAGAGGGTTTACCACGCCGCCGTTCGGTGTGATGCGGAGAGCCGATGTTGAGGCTCTGAGCTGGAAAAATGGACTGACTTTGGATGTTCGCCGGAAGAAGCGGCGGCTGTTCTCCATCAAGTGCTGCTGCTCCGGTCGGAATAATGACAAGTGTCTCGACCCCAATACGAGACCGCATTATCGAGCCCGGGCGCCTGCTATGCCCTTTACATCTTCTAA ATTCAAATTTGTTTCCAAACAATATAAGTTCTTCTCCCGCTGCACCCCAAGAAATTCAGGTCCTCAGTTTCGAGATTCTCCACCTAAAAGAG ATACTGGTATTGCCAACGAGAAAGATTGGGGCATCAATTTGCTAAATGATAGTGCCAACGAAACTGGCACTAATGAAGATGGCAGTACCTGGTACCGTGAAAGTGGGGAAGATCTTGGAGATAATGGTTACAGATGTAGATGGAGTAGAATGGGTGGACAGAGTGCTGACACCACTTCTGAATGGAAAGAAACG TGGTGGGAGAAAAGTGATTGGACTGGATACAAAGAACTAG GCGTTGAGAAGTCTGGAAGGAATGCAGAAGGGGACTCATGGTGGGAAACATGGAGAGAAGTTCTACACCAAGATGAATGGAG TAATCTAGCTAGGATAGAAAGAAGTGCACAAAAACAAGCAAAGTCGGGTACAGAAAAGGCCGGGTGGTACGAAAATTG GTGGGAAAAATATGATGCCAAAGGGTGGACTGAGAAAGGGGCACATAAATATGGTAGACTGAATGAACAATCTTGGTGGGAGAAGTGGGGAGAACATTATGACGGAAGAGGTTCAATTTTGAAATG GACTGATAAGTGGGCTGAGACAGAAATTGGAACAAAATGGGGAGATAAGTGGGAAGAAAAGTTTTTTGCTGGTATTGGATCGCGTCTAGGCGAGACTTGGCATGTATCTCCCACTAGTGATA GATGGTCAAGAACATGGGGAGAAGAGCACTTTGGAAATGG GAAGGTGCACAAGTACGGCAAGAGTACGACTGGGGAGAGCTGGGATATTGTTGTAGATGAAGAAACATACTATGA GGCCGACCCACATTACGGATGGGCTGACGTTGTTGGTGATTCCAATCAGCTACTATCCATACAGCCTCGAGAACGGCCTCCTGGAGTCTTTCCAACTCTCGACTTTGGCTCATCCCTGCCACCTCCCGCAGAGAATGGCGACACCTCCAGTGATCCAGAATGA
- the LOC121760143 gene encoding WD repeat-containing protein DWA2-like, with the protein MQGGSTGIGYGLKYQARCISDVKADTDHTSFLTGTLSLKEENEVHLLRLSDGGTELICEGLFSHPHEIWDLASCPFDQRIFSTVFCSGETYGAAVWQIPELYGQLSSPQLESIASLDGHTSKLRCVLWWPTGRHDKLVSIDEHNLFLWSLDTSKKTAQVQSQESAGMRHYLTGGTWDPHDFRMVSLTCDSSVQLWDLRTMKKTDSIDRAHVRNVDYDMKKRYMLVTAEDDSGIHIWDLRKLKSPVADLPGHSHWTWTVKCNPTYEDLILSAGTDSAVNLWLASPSIHDDSVQDSSLTSQNRTEPLLNSYNDYEDSVYGLAWSSREPWIFASLSYDGRVVVESIKHHLTR; encoded by the exons ATGCAAGGTGGATCAACCGGAATCGGCTACGGTCTCAAATACCAG GCGAGATGCATTTCAGATGTGAAAGCGGATACAGATCATACCAGCTTCCTCACCGGCACGCTCAGCCTCAAAGAAGAAAATGAG GTGCATTTGCTGAGGCTGTCCGACGGCGGTACTGAACTGATCTGCGAGGGTTTGTTCTCGCATCCGCATGAAATTTGGGATCTCGCTTCCTGTCCTTTCGATCAGCGGATTTTCTCCACTGTCTTCTGTTCTG GGGAAACATATGGGGCAGCAGTATGGCAAATTCCTGAGTTGTATGGTCAACTGAGCTCTCCTCAACTGGAGAGTATTGCTTCTCTGGATGGGCACACTTCCAAGCTTAGATG TGTACTGTGGTGGCCTACAGGAAGACATGACAAGCTTGTCAGTATTGATGAGCATAATCTCTTTCTTTGGAGCTTGGATACCTCAAAGAAGACTGCTCAG GTACAATCACAAGAATCAGCAGGCATGCGTCACTACTTAACAGGCGGAACATGGGATCCTCATGACTTTCGGATGGTTTCTTTAACATGTGATTCATCTGTCCAACTTTGGGATTTAAGGACAATGAA GAAAACTGATTCAATTGACCGTGCACATGTACGTAATGTTGACTATGACATGAAAAAGAGGTACATGCTT GTAACTGCTGAAGATGACTCAGGAATTCATATATGGGACCTTAGAAAGCTGAAATCTCCGGTTGCTGATCTTCCTGGGCATTCACACTG GACATGGACTGTGAAATGTAATCCCACATATGAGGACCTGATTCTG AGTGCTGGAACTGACTCAGCTGTCAATTTATGGCTAGCCTCTCCTTCAATCCATGATGACTCAGTACAAGATAG TTCATTAACATCACAAAATCGGACTGAGCCGTTACTGAATTCGTACAACGACTATGAGGACAGTGTTTATG GTCTTGCTTGGAGTTCTCGGGAACCATGGATATTTGCTTCATTATCGTACGATGGAAGG GTGGTTGTGGAATCAATAAAACATCACCTAACTAGATGA